The Desmospora profundinema genome includes a region encoding these proteins:
- a CDS encoding sugar ABC transporter permease, with protein sequence METQVNNPAVEEGSAETEKKRIVWFGKLDVRAYTMIAALLGIWIFFSLTNDFFLSPRNLSNLFLQMSVTSILAIGVLLVIVAGHIDLSVGSIVGLTGGIAAILQVWYDWNTLPAILVTLAVGVLIGLFQGWWVAYQAVPAFIVTLGGMMAFRGILMGITQGSTIAPLSDSFKMIGSSYLPQSVGWGLAAVVTAVVIFNAWSRRRSRQKYGFPLDSPVMDIGKVLLTVALVGTFVGVMNNYKGIPFPIIIVLVLAVLFTFIAKKTRFGRHIYAIGGNQDAARLSGIPVKRRVLWVFVLSSLLASVTGIVLTSRVNAATIGAGTMYELDAIAACVIGGTSLMGGVGTIFGAVIGALVMASLDNGMSIMNMESFWQYIVKGSVLIFAVWLDMYSRRRKRAAAG encoded by the coding sequence ATGGAAACACAGGTGAACAATCCGGCGGTGGAGGAGGGATCCGCGGAAACCGAAAAGAAGCGGATCGTCTGGTTCGGCAAACTGGATGTGCGTGCATATACGATGATTGCCGCCTTGCTGGGGATTTGGATTTTCTTTTCGCTGACCAATGACTTTTTTCTCTCCCCCCGTAATTTGTCCAATCTCTTTTTACAGATGTCGGTAACCTCGATCCTGGCCATCGGTGTCCTCCTGGTGATCGTGGCAGGGCACATCGATTTATCCGTCGGCTCCATCGTCGGACTGACGGGCGGGATCGCCGCTATTCTTCAGGTGTGGTATGACTGGAACACCTTGCCGGCGATACTGGTCACCCTGGCTGTGGGGGTGTTAATCGGGTTATTTCAGGGGTGGTGGGTCGCCTACCAGGCGGTGCCGGCGTTTATCGTCACCTTGGGCGGCATGATGGCGTTTCGCGGGATTCTCATGGGGATCACCCAAGGCTCCACCATCGCCCCTTTGTCCGACAGCTTCAAAATGATCGGCTCCTCCTATCTGCCCCAGTCCGTGGGATGGGGGTTGGCGGCAGTAGTGACGGCCGTGGTGATCTTCAACGCCTGGAGTCGGCGCCGCTCGCGCCAAAAATACGGATTTCCCTTGGACTCTCCGGTGATGGACATCGGAAAAGTACTGCTGACGGTAGCATTGGTCGGTACCTTTGTCGGCGTAATGAACAATTACAAAGGGATTCCCTTTCCGATTATCATCGTACTGGTCCTGGCGGTGCTGTTTACGTTTATTGCGAAAAAGACCCGTTTTGGCCGCCATATCTATGCCATCGGGGGCAACCAGGATGCGGCCCGTCTGTCGGGGATTCCGGTGAAGAGACGGGTCCTGTGGGTGTTCGTCCTTAGCAGCCTCCTGGCCTCCGTAACGGGAATCGTGCTCACCTCCCGCGTCAACGCCGCCACCATCGGAGCGGGAACCATGTACGAACTGGACGCTATCGCCGCCTGTGTCATCGGCGGAACCAGCCTGATGGGCGGAGTGGGTACCATCTTCGGCGCTGTCATCGGCGCATTGGTAATGGCTTCATTGGACAACGGCATGAGCATTATGAACATGGAGAGCTTTTGGCAGTACATCGTCAAAGGAAGCGTCCTCATCTTCGCCGTGTGGCTGGACATGTACAGCCGTCGCCGTAAGCGGGCAGCGGCAGGGTGA
- a CDS encoding H-type small acid-soluble spore protein, translating into MDMIRAKQILETPKEVEVHHEGAPIWIQNVDEHAQTARIYPTADPENEKTVPVHELEEK; encoded by the coding sequence ATGGATATGATCCGAGCGAAACAGATTCTCGAAACGCCCAAAGAAGTGGAAGTGCATCATGAAGGAGCGCCGATCTGGATTCAAAATGTGGATGAACATGCCCAAACAGCCCGAATCTACCCCACTGCCGATCCGGAAAACGAAAAAACCGTACCCGTCCATGAACTGGAGGAGAAGTGA
- a CDS encoding group I truncated hemoglobin has translation MSLYELLGDEAVSAVVNEFYDRMIKDPRVNHHFLEADTDKLRMHQMYFLVTYALGGPEVYNGRKLSHAHKGLNITDQEYEITIRHLTGALRKYDVPLEIRAKMEAFLRGVKPHIVYK, from the coding sequence ATGAGCTTGTATGAATTGTTGGGTGATGAGGCGGTGTCCGCGGTAGTCAATGAGTTTTATGACCGAATGATTAAAGACCCCAGGGTCAACCATCATTTTTTGGAAGCAGACACCGATAAGCTTCGGATGCACCAGATGTATTTTTTAGTCACGTATGCTCTGGGAGGTCCGGAAGTATACAACGGCCGCAAATTGAGCCATGCACACAAGGGGCTTAACATTACCGATCAAGAATACGAAATCACCATTCGCCACTTGACCGGGGCACTGCGCAAGTACGATGTGCCTTTGGAGATTCGGGCGAAAATGGAAGCTTTTCTCCGCGGAGTCAAACCCCATATCGTATATAAATAA
- a CDS encoding RNA-guided endonuclease InsQ/TnpB family protein, with product MGGGEASDPNLQIQVSSDHRANIEWSLDMCRWLYNSMLEQRRFAYKRRGLSLSYHQQATELPSLKKELPAFKQIYSQVLQQVVKRLDWAFQHFFRRVKRGEKPGLPRFQGKNRFDSLIYPQAKPSMFQGKFLRVPKIGNIRIKIHRQMEGIPKTLTIKRKNGRYYAMVTCEMEPSPLKPSGKRVGIDLGVKHFAVTSDNEFFPAMHFLEKGLRKIKRLQRMVSRRKKGSNRRRKAVALLAKAHERVANQRKDLAHQISRSLVDRYDLFAFEKLNIKGMVKNRPLAKKITDAAWRQLIDFTTYKAEWAG from the coding sequence ATGGGAGGAGGTGAAGCCAGTGATCCGAACTTACAAATTCAAGTTAGTTCCGACCATCGAGCAAATATCGAGTGGAGCCTGGACATGTGCCGATGGCTATACAACAGCATGCTGGAACAACGTCGTTTTGCCTACAAGAGACGAGGTCTTTCCTTGAGCTATCATCAGCAAGCGACGGAACTTCCTTCATTGAAAAAGGAACTTCCCGCATTTAAACAGATTTACTCCCAGGTCCTGCAGCAAGTGGTGAAGCGCCTCGACTGGGCTTTTCAACATTTTTTCCGTCGCGTCAAACGGGGAGAAAAGCCGGGGCTTCCTCGTTTTCAGGGAAAAAACCGGTTTGATTCCTTGATTTACCCGCAAGCAAAGCCGTCTATGTTCCAAGGGAAATTCCTCCGTGTCCCTAAGATTGGCAATATCCGTATCAAGATACATCGCCAAATGGAAGGGATACCAAAGACCCTCACCATTAAAAGAAAGAATGGTCGGTACTATGCAATGGTAACCTGTGAGATGGAGCCTTCCCCCCTGAAACCCAGTGGGAAACGGGTAGGAATTGACCTGGGAGTGAAACACTTTGCGGTCACTTCAGACAACGAGTTCTTCCCGGCGATGCACTTTTTGGAGAAAGGGTTAAGAAAGATCAAGCGATTGCAACGAATGGTATCCCGTCGAAAGAAAGGTTCGAACCGTCGGCGCAAAGCGGTGGCGTTGTTGGCGAAAGCTCATGAGAGGGTGGCGAATCAACGAAAAGACCTTGCTCATCAGATCAGCCGTTCCCTGGTGGATCGCTATGACCTCTTCGCGTTTGAGAAACTCAACATCAAAGGGATGGTGAAAAACCGTCCCCTAGCAAAAAAGATTACGGATGCCGCTTGGCGGCAGTTGATCGACTTCACCACTTACAAGGCAGAATGGGCCGGGTAA
- a CDS encoding zinc ribbon domain-containing protein yields MKLVDPHNTSQLCSQCGRMVKKDLSVRVHSCRCGYREDRDLNAAQNILHRAIGFVPEYKVS; encoded by the coding sequence GTGAAGTTGGTCGATCCTCACAACACGTCCCAGCTTTGTTCGCAATGTGGTCGGATGGTAAAGAAAGACTTAAGTGTCCGTGTTCACTCTTGTCGCTGTGGCTACAGAGAGGATCGGGATCTCAACGCGGCGCAAAACATTCTTCATCGAGCCATCGGCTTCGTACCAGAATATAAGGTCAGCTAG
- a CDS encoding FMN-dependent NADH-azoreductase: MDTICIAGKTFQFTEQGPIGLLKGKKAVHIQTSGGVWSKGPASAMDFSSRYLHALLGFMGVTDVESIFAEGMALYPEKTETIFSDVVLRAREVAERFAG; this comes from the coding sequence ATGGATACCATCTGTATCGCCGGTAAAACATTTCAGTTTACGGAGCAGGGGCCGATTGGGTTGCTTAAAGGGAAAAAAGCGGTTCACATCCAGACCAGTGGAGGCGTTTGGTCGAAAGGACCGGCGTCTGCCATGGATTTTAGCAGCCGGTACCTGCATGCACTGTTAGGTTTTATGGGTGTAACCGATGTGGAATCCATTTTTGCGGAAGGAATGGCCTTATACCCGGAAAAAACGGAGACGATTTTTTCCGATGTGGTTTTGCGTGCACGGGAGGTGGCCGAGCGTTTTGCGGGTTAG
- a CDS encoding DNA alkylation repair protein: MKGDLKNRYNSLFFKEFSSVVKRAYPSFDDARFMDRIFDQEWEHREFKQRMRHVTHCLHATMAMNYSDAVSLLMSIAEKCRGLEYLFFPDYVEVYGLADWECSMAALERFTAFSSAEFAVRRFMMHSPARMMSQMVDWARHPDHHVRRLASEGCRPRLPWAKPIPFLREDPAPVLPILETLKADESEYVRKSVANHINDISKDHPGLVLDLARQWAGSHPRTDWILKHGCRTLLKKGNREALDLFGFYAPAHVTVNNLSLKNRQIRLGDSLEFTFQLCNQASSPQHIRLEYAIDYVKAKGSTSRKVFKISEKSYPSGRTEVVRRQRFKDLTTRKHYEGWHRLAVIVNGHSLAEETFYLSVPPVGLGEKA; this comes from the coding sequence GTGAAAGGGGATCTGAAAAACAGGTACAACTCCCTCTTTTTTAAGGAATTTTCCAGTGTGGTAAAGAGGGCGTACCCTTCTTTTGACGACGCTCGGTTTATGGATCGTATATTTGATCAGGAATGGGAACACCGGGAGTTTAAGCAACGGATGAGGCACGTTACACACTGTCTGCATGCGACCATGGCGATGAATTATTCCGATGCCGTTTCCTTGTTAATGTCTATTGCGGAGAAGTGCCGTGGATTGGAATATTTGTTTTTTCCCGATTATGTGGAGGTCTACGGTTTGGCGGATTGGGAATGTTCGATGGCGGCATTGGAACGGTTTACTGCATTCTCCAGTGCGGAGTTTGCCGTTCGTCGCTTTATGATGCATTCCCCTGCGCGCATGATGTCCCAGATGGTGGACTGGGCCCGTCATCCGGATCACCATGTCAGAAGGCTGGCCAGTGAAGGATGCCGCCCCCGTCTGCCCTGGGCCAAGCCGATCCCATTTCTTCGAGAAGATCCAGCTCCTGTCCTTCCCATCTTGGAGACATTGAAAGCGGATGAATCCGAGTATGTGCGAAAAAGCGTGGCCAACCACATCAACGACATCTCCAAAGATCATCCGGGCCTCGTCTTGGATCTCGCCCGCCAGTGGGCAGGGTCCCATCCCCGGACGGATTGGATCCTCAAACACGGCTGCCGCACCTTATTGAAAAAAGGAAACCGTGAAGCATTGGACCTGTTTGGGTTCTACGCTCCCGCTCATGTGACCGTCAACAATCTTTCTCTGAAGAACCGGCAAATCCGTCTAGGCGATTCATTGGAATTTACGTTTCAGCTGTGCAACCAGGCCTCTTCACCGCAGCACATTCGTCTGGAATACGCCATCGATTATGTAAAAGCAAAGGGAAGCACTTCCCGCAAGGTGTTCAAGATATCGGAAAAAAGCTATCCATCCGGAAGGACCGAGGTGGTCAGGAGGCAACGGTTCAAGGATCTGACAACCCGGAAGCATTACGAGGGCTGGCATCGCCTCGCAGTGATCGTAAATGGCCATTCGCTTGCGGAAGAGACGTTTTATTTGTCGGTACCGCCTGTAGGTCTGGGGGAGAAAGCATAA
- a CDS encoding helix-turn-helix domain-containing protein, with amino-acid sequence MGKIIRQTRKERGLRLEDLADQNISPATISNIERGVSHVSKRKILYIMERLDLDESVIPKMLLQEKEQTDEILLKLMSIESLIDAKQLKKASFYLDKVKLNENHPLLAFHHYLKAKCLLAEEKYNRAEKLFFKAIQFEDLCPEQNIKSCSYNNLGYIFFYRNDLNRALYFTEKGIESFIDNKSGKSLWFMLYRNKAIYLERLGNLHASYQTILQVWDEKGDIEDSDTLLTLYWIRSEVSRKMGMYEEAIEFATRGIRIAAKNKVYYSLLTLWIVLGSVYMNLKEWESAETCLITARSLEENLPSHLVSQTNVYSRLSVLYMRIGKETQAFETIKKSIDASEKINNAPYLINDLLILANFHKKNGNLTNSIQQYKKALELCRKYNYEKKEKQVIYQMALCTMLSEENRITYLKELYALQKEFQIGYHQDPKDIF; translated from the coding sequence TTGGGGAAGATCATTCGGCAAACACGAAAAGAGCGGGGACTCCGTCTGGAGGATCTTGCCGATCAGAACATTTCTCCCGCCACCATCAGCAATATTGAACGAGGAGTTTCTCATGTAAGTAAGAGAAAAATTTTATATATAATGGAAAGGTTAGACCTTGACGAAAGCGTCATTCCGAAAATGCTCCTGCAAGAAAAAGAGCAAACGGATGAAATACTACTTAAGCTAATGTCAATCGAATCTTTAATCGACGCAAAACAACTTAAAAAGGCGTCATTCTATTTGGACAAAGTCAAATTAAACGAGAACCACCCCTTACTTGCTTTTCACCATTATTTAAAAGCAAAATGTTTGCTCGCCGAAGAAAAGTATAACAGAGCTGAGAAACTATTTTTTAAAGCTATTCAATTCGAAGACTTATGTCCTGAACAAAATATAAAATCCTGCAGTTACAACAATTTGGGTTATATATTTTTTTACAGAAATGATTTGAATAGAGCTCTTTATTTTACTGAAAAAGGGATAGAAAGCTTTATTGATAATAAATCAGGAAAATCCCTTTGGTTTATGCTTTATCGAAATAAAGCTATTTATCTTGAGAGGCTCGGAAATCTACATGCAAGCTATCAAACAATCCTGCAAGTGTGGGATGAAAAAGGAGATATTGAAGACTCAGACACGCTCCTAACCTTATATTGGATCCGGTCCGAAGTCTCCAGAAAAATGGGTATGTATGAGGAAGCAATTGAATTTGCTACAAGAGGTATTCGCATCGCTGCCAAAAATAAAGTCTACTATTCTCTTCTAACATTATGGATCGTTTTGGGAAGCGTATATATGAACCTGAAAGAGTGGGAATCGGCTGAAACTTGCTTAATCACAGCGAGATCACTAGAAGAGAATCTACCGTCACATTTAGTATCTCAAACAAATGTTTATTCAAGGTTAAGTGTCTTATACATGCGGATAGGCAAGGAAACGCAAGCTTTTGAAACCATTAAAAAGTCAATTGATGCTTCAGAAAAGATAAATAATGCCCCCTATTTAATAAATGACCTTCTGATTTTAGCCAATTTCCATAAAAAGAACGGCAACCTGACCAACTCCATACAGCAATACAAGAAGGCCTTAGAGCTTTGTCGTAAATACAATTATGAAAAAAAGGAAAAGCAGGTCATTTACCAAATGGCTCTATGCACCATGTTAAGCGAAGAGAATCGGATCACCTATTTAAAAGAATTGTATGCTCTTCAAAAGGAGTTCCAAATCGGCTATCACCAAGATCCAAAGGACATCTTCTAA
- a CDS encoding helix-turn-helix domain-containing protein, with translation MGDTKFYELGKFIRKTRRERGLRLEDLADEHISPTTISNIERGVPHVSNEKVLYLANKLQIRLERIPELLLKEKDQVRILHQKMKAVDTLLSASKLSKAEQILNDLPMEADHLLSPQIHHLHAKFHLINQNYQPASDLYQKAIQLADEGTDLDNVKAACYLDWGYLHYTTNNMKEALETTDKGIQAFKHNGNNPHLWYSLHRNKALFLERSDRYMESMKIVSDLWDNLDKIEEIDTILTLYWLRAELSRQLGNIDEAINYAYQGIELAQRNEKYESQFNLWTVLGVIHLDQEKWDQAEFFLQVALELSDQLSLDNRSILIYTYSQLAIAYIQLGKKSESLTAAQKTIDWGERLQETSYLVEALVIMGGIQKVLNHLGASYGYYQKALELSRQHQWKRKEQQIIYKLSLFGNDQEIDWETFHHHFTKVQSMTELSDDEIFDELLDER, from the coding sequence ATGGGAGATACTAAATTTTATGAATTGGGCAAGTTCATTCGCAAAACACGAAGAGAACGGGGATTGCGATTAGAGGATTTGGCAGACGAACACATCTCTCCTACAACAATCAGCAACATTGAACGAGGGGTTCCTCATGTCAGCAATGAAAAGGTGCTTTATCTGGCAAACAAATTGCAGATCCGGTTGGAACGAATACCCGAATTGCTTTTAAAAGAGAAAGATCAAGTCCGAATCCTCCATCAAAAAATGAAAGCCGTAGATACACTTCTATCCGCCTCCAAATTATCTAAAGCTGAACAGATCCTAAATGACTTGCCCATGGAAGCCGACCACCTGTTGTCACCGCAAATTCATCACCTTCACGCCAAGTTCCATCTGATAAATCAAAACTACCAACCTGCAAGCGACTTATATCAAAAAGCCATTCAACTTGCGGATGAGGGAACAGATTTAGACAATGTGAAGGCCGCTTGCTATTTGGACTGGGGATATCTTCATTACACCACGAACAACATGAAAGAAGCTTTAGAAACCACCGACAAAGGGATTCAAGCGTTTAAACATAACGGAAACAACCCACATCTCTGGTATTCCCTACACCGAAATAAAGCATTGTTCCTGGAACGATCTGATCGTTACATGGAAAGTATGAAGATTGTTTCCGATTTATGGGACAATCTTGACAAGATTGAGGAAATCGATACTATCCTGACTCTTTACTGGTTACGCGCCGAACTATCGCGTCAGTTGGGGAACATCGATGAAGCGATTAACTATGCTTACCAAGGAATTGAATTAGCACAACGGAATGAAAAGTACGAGTCACAATTTAATCTATGGACCGTTTTAGGAGTGATCCACCTCGATCAGGAAAAATGGGATCAGGCAGAGTTTTTCCTTCAAGTGGCATTAGAGCTAAGCGATCAATTGAGTTTGGACAACAGGAGTATCCTGATCTACACATACTCTCAACTCGCCATTGCATACATCCAACTGGGTAAAAAATCAGAATCCCTAACTGCGGCTCAAAAAACAATTGATTGGGGGGAAAGACTGCAAGAAACCTCATATCTGGTAGAAGCCTTGGTGATTATGGGGGGAATACAAAAAGTCCTCAACCATTTAGGTGCATCATATGGGTATTATCAAAAAGCCTTGGAATTATCCAGACAGCACCAATGGAAACGGAAAGAACAACAGATTATATACAAACTTTCATTATTCGGAAACGATCAAGAGATCGATTGGGAAACATTCCATCATCATTTTACAAAAGTCCAAAGCATGACTGAACTTAGTGATGATGAAATATTTGACGAGCTGTTGGATGAGAGGTGA